The Nomia melanderi isolate GNS246 chromosome 7, iyNomMela1, whole genome shotgun sequence genome includes a window with the following:
- the LOC116430426 gene encoding uncharacterized protein LOC116430426 isoform X1 → MKGPAAVLMLAVLGAAVGQEYAGGHALFVRTSPADAHSRVQRAAPTSPADVMAQNILEWIQGIYRQGARKIRQQSDPAGYLPPYSTQRPPERPRPFQSATGGQQPSYSSPAQNEVTNYPYQRPSTVQAPPYTSQRPTYLPPNNQSPYGPSTSYNPRPTPSSYSNSGSSAFPPFSTTRTSTTYLPPSTGYPSTSPRSPSPAQTAGVSTSYGYSTPGGFSSTYSYTTQRASPAYGPSGSADGSAASGAGVSIAGYPGASGFTTYGYPTDNPRPPFPTPGTGANSYDQGTAAGYPSSPGFPSSTPGGAFPPTDYTGGTSGSGNVNVKPPNREGTSGTGVTTGTGTTPDDDDLKHPPHIHALDVECSKTMMTINIEFNRAFDGIIYSKGYYATPECRYVAQNSGQTKYSFTVNLDSCGTQFINDFAGDAGQAYLENVLVLQNEPGIQEVWDTVRRVRCLWEGNINKALTVNFSVDMLNQEIVTFSGDTAVAKLDIQVGRGPFATAADGLVKIGETMTLVVSVEGDPAFDLQVRDCIARDESSANVLQLTDERGCILKPKLFGAFQKTNDTGNTGASIIAYAYFQAFKFPDVMDLFIECNVELCKTDCEPCPDANQQIEPGRRRRRSVSPAVPSRPSNTSAVLLSDPVRVARGFRVIMVDDLSEPSNQPMEQLEHIDHLEHIEYTGVEQNPATTNVCMTYSGFFVATSFMTSTVVATTISALVFYIKLQRVYRSKCINS, encoded by the exons ATGAAGGGACCCGCTGCTGTCCTGATGTTAGCCGTCCTGGGCGCAGCCGTGGGCCAGGAGTACGCGGGAGGCCACGCCCTGTTCGTCAGAACTTCGCCGGCAGACG CACACTCGAGAGTCCAGCGAGCCGCTCCAACGTCGCCCGCGGACGTGATGGCGCAAAATATCCTAGAGTGGATTCAAGGGATCTACCGGCAGGGCGCACGTAAAA TTCGCCAGCAGTCGGATCCAGCCGGGTACCTACCGCCTTACAGCACCCAAAGGCCACCGGAGAGACCCAGACCTTTCCAGTCGGCAACGGGCGGTCAACAGCCTAGCTACTCGTCCCCTGCTCAAAACGAGGTAACGAATTACCCTTACCAGAGGCCGTCCACCGTGCAAGCTCCACCGTATACCAGCCAGAGGCCCACGTATCTACCTCCGAACAATCAGTCGCCGTACGGGCCGTCCACCTCTTACAACCCGCGACCGACACCCTCGTCCTACTCGAACTCCGGCTCTTCCGCTTTCCCGCCGTTCAGCACGACGAGAACCTCGACGACCTACTTGCCACCGTCCACCGGCTATCCGAGCACAAGCCCTAGGTCACCCTCCCCCGCGCAGACCGCTGGAGTCTCAACGAGCTACGGTTACTCGACGCCCGGCGGATTTTCATCCACGTACAGCTACACGACTCAAAGAGCCAGCCCCGCTTACGGGCCATCCGGTTCCGCGGATGGAAGCGCGGCTAGCGGCGCTGGCGTCTCGATCGCTGGATACCCTGGTGCCAGTGGGTTCACCACTTACGGATACCCGACCGACAATCCGAGACCTCCTTTCCCGACCCCCGGCACCGGGGCCAACTCGTACGACCAGGGCACAGCGGCTGGCTACCCTTCTTCTCCTGGCTTTCCGTCCTCGACACCCGGCGGAGCGTTCCCGCCGACGGATTACACGGGCGGCACTAGCGGTAGCGGTAACGTTAACGTTAAACCACCTAACCGAGAAG GAACGAGCGGCACCGGTGTCACCACGGGAACAGGAACAACCCCCGATGATGACGATCTGAAACATCCCCCGCACATTCACGCTCTCGACGTCGAATGCAGCAAAACTATGATGACCATTAACATCGAATTCAATCGGGCCTTCGACGGAATCATCTATTCCAAG GGATACTACGCGACCCCGGAGTGTAGGTACGTGGCGCAGAATTCAGGACAGACGAAATACTCGTTCACGGTGAATCTAGACTCCTGCGGTACGCAATTCATCAATGACTTCGCCGGGGACGCTGGCCAAGCGTATCTCGAGAACGTGCTGGTTCTGCAG AACGAGCCTGGCATACAGGAAGTCTGGGACACCGTGAGGCGCGTCCGATGTCTTTGGGAAGGAAACATCAATAAAGCGCTGACCGTCAACTTTTCCGTAGACATGCTGAATCAAGAGATCGTCACGTTCAGCGGTGACACGGCGGTCGCTAAGTTGGACATACAGGTCGGAAGAGGTCCGTTCGCGACTGCGGCCGACGGTCTCGTGAAAATCGGGGAGACCATGACTCTGGTCGTGTCGGTCGAAGGAGATCCCGCTTTCGATCTACAA GTTCGCGACTGTATCGCGCGCGACGAGTCATCCGCTAACGTGCTGCAATTGACGGACGAAAGGGGCTGCATACTGAAACCGAAGCTTTTCGGAGCGTTCCAAAAGACGAATGACACCGGGAACACTGGAGCTTCGATCATCGCGTACGCGTACTTCCAAGCCTTCAAGTTCCCCGATGTGATGGATTTGTTCATCGAATGCAACGTGGAACTGTGCAAGACCGACTGCGAACCCTGTCCGGATGCGAATCAG CAAATCGAACCAGGTAGACGGCGTCGTCGATCGGTGAGTCCAGCGGTGCCGAGCAGACCTTCGAACACTTCGGCGGTGCTTCTCTCGGATCCAGTACGAGTCGCTCGGGGATTCCGAGTGATCATGGTAGACGATCTGAGCGAACCCAGTAATCAACCGATGGAACAGCTCGAACATATCGATCACCTCGAGCACATCGAATACACCGGTGTCGAACAGAACCCAGCTACGACGAACGTTTGCATGACTTACAGCGGATTCTTCGTCGCGACCTCGTTCATGACGAGCACCGTCGTCGCAACGACGATCAGCGCGCTCGTCTTCTACATTAAACTGCAACGAGTTTACAGATCGAAGTGTATAAACTCGTAA
- the LOC116430426 gene encoding uncharacterized protein LOC116430426 isoform X2, translated as MKGPAAVLMLAVLGAAVGQEYAGGHALFVRTSPADVRQQSDPAGYLPPYSTQRPPERPRPFQSATGGQQPSYSSPAQNEVTNYPYQRPSTVQAPPYTSQRPTYLPPNNQSPYGPSTSYNPRPTPSSYSNSGSSAFPPFSTTRTSTTYLPPSTGYPSTSPRSPSPAQTAGVSTSYGYSTPGGFSSTYSYTTQRASPAYGPSGSADGSAASGAGVSIAGYPGASGFTTYGYPTDNPRPPFPTPGTGANSYDQGTAAGYPSSPGFPSSTPGGAFPPTDYTGGTSGSGNVNVKPPNREGTSGTGVTTGTGTTPDDDDLKHPPHIHALDVECSKTMMTINIEFNRAFDGIIYSKGYYATPECRYVAQNSGQTKYSFTVNLDSCGTQFINDFAGDAGQAYLENVLVLQNEPGIQEVWDTVRRVRCLWEGNINKALTVNFSVDMLNQEIVTFSGDTAVAKLDIQVGRGPFATAADGLVKIGETMTLVVSVEGDPAFDLQVRDCIARDESSANVLQLTDERGCILKPKLFGAFQKTNDTGNTGASIIAYAYFQAFKFPDVMDLFIECNVELCKTDCEPCPDANQQIEPGRRRRRSVSPAVPSRPSNTSAVLLSDPVRVARGFRVIMVDDLSEPSNQPMEQLEHIDHLEHIEYTGVEQNPATTNVCMTYSGFFVATSFMTSTVVATTISALVFYIKLQRVYRSKCINS; from the exons ATGAAGGGACCCGCTGCTGTCCTGATGTTAGCCGTCCTGGGCGCAGCCGTGGGCCAGGAGTACGCGGGAGGCCACGCCCTGTTCGTCAGAACTTCGCCGGCAGACG TTCGCCAGCAGTCGGATCCAGCCGGGTACCTACCGCCTTACAGCACCCAAAGGCCACCGGAGAGACCCAGACCTTTCCAGTCGGCAACGGGCGGTCAACAGCCTAGCTACTCGTCCCCTGCTCAAAACGAGGTAACGAATTACCCTTACCAGAGGCCGTCCACCGTGCAAGCTCCACCGTATACCAGCCAGAGGCCCACGTATCTACCTCCGAACAATCAGTCGCCGTACGGGCCGTCCACCTCTTACAACCCGCGACCGACACCCTCGTCCTACTCGAACTCCGGCTCTTCCGCTTTCCCGCCGTTCAGCACGACGAGAACCTCGACGACCTACTTGCCACCGTCCACCGGCTATCCGAGCACAAGCCCTAGGTCACCCTCCCCCGCGCAGACCGCTGGAGTCTCAACGAGCTACGGTTACTCGACGCCCGGCGGATTTTCATCCACGTACAGCTACACGACTCAAAGAGCCAGCCCCGCTTACGGGCCATCCGGTTCCGCGGATGGAAGCGCGGCTAGCGGCGCTGGCGTCTCGATCGCTGGATACCCTGGTGCCAGTGGGTTCACCACTTACGGATACCCGACCGACAATCCGAGACCTCCTTTCCCGACCCCCGGCACCGGGGCCAACTCGTACGACCAGGGCACAGCGGCTGGCTACCCTTCTTCTCCTGGCTTTCCGTCCTCGACACCCGGCGGAGCGTTCCCGCCGACGGATTACACGGGCGGCACTAGCGGTAGCGGTAACGTTAACGTTAAACCACCTAACCGAGAAG GAACGAGCGGCACCGGTGTCACCACGGGAACAGGAACAACCCCCGATGATGACGATCTGAAACATCCCCCGCACATTCACGCTCTCGACGTCGAATGCAGCAAAACTATGATGACCATTAACATCGAATTCAATCGGGCCTTCGACGGAATCATCTATTCCAAG GGATACTACGCGACCCCGGAGTGTAGGTACGTGGCGCAGAATTCAGGACAGACGAAATACTCGTTCACGGTGAATCTAGACTCCTGCGGTACGCAATTCATCAATGACTTCGCCGGGGACGCTGGCCAAGCGTATCTCGAGAACGTGCTGGTTCTGCAG AACGAGCCTGGCATACAGGAAGTCTGGGACACCGTGAGGCGCGTCCGATGTCTTTGGGAAGGAAACATCAATAAAGCGCTGACCGTCAACTTTTCCGTAGACATGCTGAATCAAGAGATCGTCACGTTCAGCGGTGACACGGCGGTCGCTAAGTTGGACATACAGGTCGGAAGAGGTCCGTTCGCGACTGCGGCCGACGGTCTCGTGAAAATCGGGGAGACCATGACTCTGGTCGTGTCGGTCGAAGGAGATCCCGCTTTCGATCTACAA GTTCGCGACTGTATCGCGCGCGACGAGTCATCCGCTAACGTGCTGCAATTGACGGACGAAAGGGGCTGCATACTGAAACCGAAGCTTTTCGGAGCGTTCCAAAAGACGAATGACACCGGGAACACTGGAGCTTCGATCATCGCGTACGCGTACTTCCAAGCCTTCAAGTTCCCCGATGTGATGGATTTGTTCATCGAATGCAACGTGGAACTGTGCAAGACCGACTGCGAACCCTGTCCGGATGCGAATCAG CAAATCGAACCAGGTAGACGGCGTCGTCGATCGGTGAGTCCAGCGGTGCCGAGCAGACCTTCGAACACTTCGGCGGTGCTTCTCTCGGATCCAGTACGAGTCGCTCGGGGATTCCGAGTGATCATGGTAGACGATCTGAGCGAACCCAGTAATCAACCGATGGAACAGCTCGAACATATCGATCACCTCGAGCACATCGAATACACCGGTGTCGAACAGAACCCAGCTACGACGAACGTTTGCATGACTTACAGCGGATTCTTCGTCGCGACCTCGTTCATGACGAGCACCGTCGTCGCAACGACGATCAGCGCGCTCGTCTTCTACATTAAACTGCAACGAGTTTACAGATCGAAGTGTATAAACTCGTAA
- the Snapin gene encoding SNAP associated protein isoform X1 — protein sequence MIGRSIKMDVDTASDNTSIDDKIDDFCENPTRDALTEGLMSLLKPTVDQLDERIRATRICQIELKQQIESLAEELQRINEALQCPLETDSYVKKLINAKHKITIVSNILQSTQERLNKIHQAVEKNTVKRKALLDHSTSYGNATNISDKEERSEPEKETAMSTEQE from the exons ATGATAGGAAGGAGCATTAAGATGGATGTGGATACTGCTAGTGATAATACGTCGATAGATGACAAAATAGACGATTTTTGCGAGAATCCGACCAGAGATGCTTTGACCGAAGGTTTAATGAGCCTTCTGAAACCTACGGTGGATCAATTGGATGAAAGAATACGTGCTACAAG AATATGTCAAATAGAACTGAAGCAGCAAATCGAGTCTTTGGCAGAAGaattgcaaaggattaatgaagCGTTGCAGTGTCCATTGGAAACAGATTCCTATGTGAAGAAGCTGATAAATGCTAAGCATAAGATAACAATTGTCAGTAATATATTGCAAAGTACACAAGAACGGTTGAACAAGATTCATCAGGCTGTAGAGAAGAACACGGTGAAAAGAAAAGCCTTGTTGGATCATAGTACGTCATATGGTAATGCTACAAACATATCGGATAAGGAAGAACGGTCTGAACCAGAAAAGGAGACTGCTATGTCTACGGAACAAGAATAG
- the Snapin gene encoding SNAP associated protein isoform X2, with translation MDVDTASDNTSIDDKIDDFCENPTRDALTEGLMSLLKPTVDQLDERIRATRICQIELKQQIESLAEELQRINEALQCPLETDSYVKKLINAKHKITIVSNILQSTQERLNKIHQAVEKNTVKRKALLDHSTSYGNATNISDKEERSEPEKETAMSTEQE, from the exons ATGGATGTGGATACTGCTAGTGATAATACGTCGATAGATGACAAAATAGACGATTTTTGCGAGAATCCGACCAGAGATGCTTTGACCGAAGGTTTAATGAGCCTTCTGAAACCTACGGTGGATCAATTGGATGAAAGAATACGTGCTACAAG AATATGTCAAATAGAACTGAAGCAGCAAATCGAGTCTTTGGCAGAAGaattgcaaaggattaatgaagCGTTGCAGTGTCCATTGGAAACAGATTCCTATGTGAAGAAGCTGATAAATGCTAAGCATAAGATAACAATTGTCAGTAATATATTGCAAAGTACACAAGAACGGTTGAACAAGATTCATCAGGCTGTAGAGAAGAACACGGTGAAAAGAAAAGCCTTGTTGGATCATAGTACGTCATATGGTAATGCTACAAACATATCGGATAAGGAAGAACGGTCTGAACCAGAAAAGGAGACTGCTATGTCTACGGAACAAGAATAG
- the HemK2 gene encoding hemK methyltransferase 2, which yields MYTPITKLSSIDTETVYEPSEDSFLLIDALEADLENLKVMKPVMCLEIGSGSGIVITALAMALNKYCQPFHLAIDINSDACKVTKRTGRLNSVDIDVVRMDLLNSMRGNCIFDVVVFNPPYVVTSDEEILEDRLLFKSWAGGTNGRKVMDRVFPKIPDILSDRGTFYLLVIKENDPEDILRIFKDLNMKGEIVAERKIRGEHLYILRFRKVV from the coding sequence ATGTATACTCCGATAACTAAATTGTCAAGCATCGATACAGAAACGGTTTATGAACCCTCGGAGGATTCTTTTCTCTTAATAGACGCATTGGAAGCAGATTTGGAGAACTTAAAAGTTATGAAACCTGTGATGTGTTTAGAAATTGGTAGTGGCTCTGGTATTGTGATTACTGCCTTGGCAATGGCGTTGAACAAGTATTGTCAGCCGTTCCACCTTGCGATCGACATAAATAGCGATGCTTGTAAAGTTACAAAGAGAACTGGTAGACTGAATTCGGTAGATATAGATGTTGTGCGAATGGATTTGTTGAATAGTATGCGCGGCAATTGTATTTTTGATGTTGTGGTATTTAATCCGCCGTACGTCGTAACAAGCGACGAGGAAATTTTAGAGGACAGGCTTTTGTTTAAGAGTTGGGCTGGTGGTACAAATGGTAGAAAAGTTATGGATCGTGTGTTCCCTAAAATTCCCGATATTCTATCAGATAGAGGGACATTCTATCTATTGGTTATTAAAGAAAACGATCCTGAAGATATTTTGCGTATTTTTAAGGATTTAAATATGAAGGGTGAGATAGTGGCGGAAAGGAAGATTAGGGGAGAgcatttgtatattttacggTTTAGAAAAGTTGTGTAG